One genomic window of Nakamurella panacisegetis includes the following:
- a CDS encoding zinc-dependent alcohol dehydrogenase — protein sequence MDTVPDPQAGDGDVVIDIVATGICGSDIHGFTGENGRRVPGQVMGHETVGRIAALGSGTNEYGLSAGALVTVNPVIGCGHCADCLAGQNQNCPDKVVIGVATSFSSAFAQQMAVPAANVVVLPESMPAEYGALVEPLAVGYHALRRGRCGPSDHVLIIGGGPIGQACVLAAQRLDAAAVVVSEPDPHRRDVVEALGAVAVDPGAVDEAGLPAMVADALTGRPSIVVDAVGIGATMATAFACAPLGATVVLVGMGAPQISLAAYEISTKERSVVGSFCYDPEEFRQTAKWVGTAPAVLAHLIDERVSMAEAQSSFAALANGQSKASKILVFPNVAEGPVTVERR from the coding sequence GTGGACACCGTCCCGGACCCGCAGGCCGGTGATGGCGACGTTGTCATCGACATCGTGGCCACTGGTATCTGCGGCTCGGACATCCACGGCTTCACGGGCGAAAACGGCCGCCGAGTCCCCGGACAGGTGATGGGCCACGAGACCGTCGGCCGGATCGCCGCGCTCGGGTCAGGGACGAACGAGTACGGGCTCTCGGCCGGTGCGCTCGTCACGGTCAACCCTGTCATCGGATGCGGTCACTGCGCGGACTGTCTTGCCGGGCAGAACCAGAACTGCCCGGACAAGGTGGTCATCGGGGTGGCGACATCATTCAGCTCGGCGTTCGCCCAACAGATGGCCGTACCCGCAGCAAATGTCGTCGTGCTCCCCGAGTCGATGCCGGCCGAATACGGCGCCCTGGTGGAGCCGTTGGCGGTCGGCTATCACGCCCTGCGGCGTGGCCGGTGCGGACCATCGGATCATGTCCTGATCATCGGTGGGGGGCCGATCGGCCAGGCGTGTGTGCTGGCGGCGCAGCGACTGGACGCTGCCGCCGTGGTGGTGTCCGAACCGGACCCTCATCGCCGTGACGTGGTCGAAGCGCTCGGTGCCGTCGCGGTCGACCCGGGCGCGGTCGACGAGGCCGGTCTACCCGCAATGGTGGCCGACGCTTTGACCGGTCGACCGAGCATCGTGGTGGACGCGGTCGGCATCGGCGCGACCATGGCCACCGCCTTCGCCTGCGCACCGCTCGGTGCGACGGTCGTGCTGGTGGGGATGGGTGCACCGCAGATCTCTCTGGCGGCATACGAGATCTCGACCAAGGAGCGCTCGGTTGTCGGTAGCTTCTGCTACGACCCCGAGGAATTCCGGCAGACGGCGAAGTGGGTGGGCACCGCACCCGCCGTCCTGGCGCACCTGATCGACGAACGGGTGTCGATGGCGGAAGCCCAGTCCAGCTTTGCGGCCCTGGCCAACGGGCAGAGTAAGGCGAGCAAGATCCTGGTCTTCCCGAACGTGGCCGAGGGGCCCGTGACGGTGGAACGCCGATGA
- a CDS encoding dihydrodipicolinate synthase family protein, with amino-acid sequence MSIPRVNLGGVIPILVTPFLADGSIDVTDLKAELDFLVSAGVDWVGIGYGSEVNKLDPLEVVDLVAATVQAAAGRVKVLGNAEVPSTRAGIAAVRRAVDAGADAVMVRPTGLMGSAVAEVVRAFVETANETGAALVIQDAPQNTGVELSASCLVEIARQAPTVAALKIEPPAPGPKMSEIRALAGTEPITMLGGLGGAGFVQELVRGSMGTMPGPAFPDVFAAVHRLFLAGDRGAATRLLWRIAPFTVLGSRDMESFLYIQKYLLRRRGVIGTTSLRGPHRPIDALLQGEIDDLIVDLETLELLDQETS; translated from the coding sequence ATGAGCATTCCGAGGGTCAATCTTGGCGGCGTCATCCCGATCCTGGTCACGCCGTTTCTCGCCGACGGATCCATCGATGTGACGGACCTGAAAGCGGAACTGGACTTCCTTGTCTCGGCCGGGGTGGATTGGGTCGGCATCGGCTACGGGAGCGAGGTCAACAAGCTCGACCCGCTGGAGGTGGTCGACCTGGTGGCGGCGACCGTCCAGGCTGCGGCCGGGCGGGTCAAGGTGCTCGGCAATGCGGAGGTGCCGAGCACTCGTGCCGGCATCGCGGCTGTGCGCCGGGCGGTGGATGCCGGTGCCGACGCGGTGATGGTCAGGCCGACCGGTCTGATGGGCTCAGCCGTCGCCGAGGTCGTCCGGGCATTCGTCGAGACCGCCAACGAGACCGGCGCGGCCCTGGTGATCCAGGATGCTCCGCAGAACACCGGGGTCGAGCTGAGTGCTTCTTGCTTGGTCGAGATCGCCCGTCAGGCACCCACCGTCGCCGCACTGAAGATCGAGCCGCCGGCGCCGGGCCCGAAGATGTCGGAGATCAGGGCGTTGGCCGGCACTGAGCCGATCACGATGCTCGGCGGGCTCGGTGGTGCCGGGTTCGTCCAGGAGCTCGTCCGCGGGTCGATGGGCACGATGCCGGGTCCCGCTTTTCCCGACGTGTTCGCCGCCGTGCATCGGCTGTTCCTGGCCGGTGACCGCGGCGCGGCGACGAGGCTGCTCTGGCGCATCGCGCCCTTCACCGTTCTTGGATCGCGGGATATGGAGTCGTTCCTGTACATCCAGAAATACCTGCTGCGGCGACGCGGAGTGATCGGCACGACCAGCCTCCGCGGCCCGCACCGGCCCATCGACGCGC